AGGCTTCCATAGATAAGGTTCCGCTATTCGAGGTCTATTTGATTTTCGAACTCTTAGTTAGCGGCGATTGTTAGCCAGAAGGCCAAAGAGTAGACCCAGGCCGATTGCCACGCCTAGGCACTCATAAGGACGCTTGTGCACCACGGAATCCAAAGCGGAGGCTTTGTTTCGCAATTGACGCTCGATTTCGTGACTGGCTTCACCCGCATAGTCAGCGATGCCTGCTAGGCGATCTTTAACCTGACCCGTGTAGTGACTGGAATCTTTACCGATGCTATCCAGGATGCCGCGGGCTTCATCAGAGATGGTGCGCAGGCTGTGGTTGATGCGCTCGGTTGTGCTGAGAGGCTTGCGTTTGAAAAGTAGGCTCATAGCGATTTGATGTTTATTGTTAGGCGGAAAGGGTGAGGAAACTTAGAGAGGTTTGCGTCCCTGAATGACACGAAGGAGGATGACCACAATGGCGATCACCAGCAGGATGTGGATGAAACCACTGAGGGTGTAACTGGTGACGAGACCCAGGAGCCAGAGGATGAGAAGAACGACGGCGACGGTGTAAAGCATAATGGTGGTGAGTTGAGGTTGAATGAAACGAGAGACTTAATGACAGGGAAGATTAACGGCGCAGATACAGGCCGAGGACGACACCCCCCAATGCAGCATAGGCGAGGGCGCGGAGCGGATTCTCAACCGCGTAATCGCGCAGTTGATTCAGGTTTTGATTGGCATCCTGCACGGCCTTTTGAGTGCAGCCATCAATGCGGGTGCGGGCTTCCTCACGGAGGTTATTCAGGTCCTGCTTCACCGCAGATCCCAGATTGCGGAAATCGTTAGCGGTGTCATGCAGGACTTCTTCGGTGCGTGGCGTTGCGGTCATAAGAGTATCTTTGGATTAGGGTTTGAGGAAAAAACTCGCTCCAAAAGTGGTTAGAGCGATAGCTGCCACTGCCCAGGCCAACACCGTTCCACTGCCAGCCGCTCCCGTGACTGCCGCAGTTACCGCGAGAGTCGCGATAGCCACAGAAGCAACGCGGAGTTGCGGGTAGCGGGGGTTTGGATTGGTGTTGATCATGGGGAGTGGCAGTGTGGCTACCTTCTATCGCACAGGCGATGCCAAGCAGAGCCGAATGAGATCAAGACCTTGATGATCAACGAATTAAATCAAAAACCTCATCCTTTCGTTGCTGGGCAAATTCGTTGTTTCGTGCAAACAACCTGAGCATTCCTTGCGAATTGCATGTCGTCTATTCAGACACAAAAAGAGCCGCCTAGAAAGGCGGCTCTTAAACCTCTGAAGAGGTAAAAAGAAGAATTTAGTAACGGCGGAAAATCATTCCCCGAGCAGTTCCTTGATCTTGGGATCAATAGCCTCTGCCCACATGTCATAACCTTTTTCAGAAAGATGCAACAGGTCAGGCATCACCTCGCGAGTGAGCGTGCCATCGGGCTGAAGAAAGGTCTTCCCGATGTCCAGGAAATGGACTTGTTTGCCATCGGCCAGTTTAGCAATGATGGCATTCGTGGCCTCGTTTTGTTGGCGCATCGCATCGGAGGGTTTCTCACCACGTGGGAAGATGCCCAGCAGCAGGATTTTCGCTTCAGGAGCTTTGGTTTGGAGCTTACTCACGATGGCTTTCACGCCTTCCGCAGTCTGCTCGGCAGAGCACGCATAAATGGTACCATTGAGCTCCTTCTGCGCCCGCCCCACATGGCCCGTGTTGTTCGTCCCGATCATGAGCACGATGAGCTTCGGTTTCAGCCCGTCAAAGTTGCCATTGTCCAACCGCCACAGCACGTGCTCGGTGCGGTCACCGCCGATGCCAAAATTGGCCGCATTGCGTTTGGCATAAAACTTCTCCCAGGTGG
This window of the Prosthecobacter dejongeii genome carries:
- a CDS encoding DUF883 family protein: MSLLFKRKPLSTTERINHSLRTISDEARGILDSIGKDSSHYTGQVKDRLAGIADYAGEASHEIERQLRNKASALDSVVHKRPYECLGVAIGLGLLFGLLANNRR
- a CDS encoding lmo0937 family membrane protein, whose protein sequence is MLYTVAVVLLILWLLGLVTSYTLSGFIHILLVIAIVVILLRVIQGRKPL
- a CDS encoding DUF883 family protein, which encodes MTATPRTEEVLHDTANDFRNLGSAVKQDLNNLREEARTRIDGCTQKAVQDANQNLNQLRDYAVENPLRALAYAALGGVVLGLYLRR
- a CDS encoding platelet-activating factor acetylhydrolase IB subunit codes for the protein MKNILIASALFISSAFAAEPNLAINPVPRDGGWVKRHESFNAISKQGTATLVFLGDSITQGWEGKGKATWEKFYAKRNAANFGIGGDRTEHVLWRLDNGNFDGLKPKLIVLMIGTNNTGHVGRAQKELNGTIYACSAEQTAEGVKAIVSKLQTKAPEAKILLLGIFPRGEKPSDAMRQQNEATNAIIAKLADGKQVHFLDIGKTFLQPDGTLTREVMPDLLHLSEKGYDMWAEAIDPKIKELLGE